CGACATCGGCGCCTTCAAGATCCCGACGCTCTGGGGCGCAGTCGACACCGCGCCGTACTTCCACGACAGCTCCGCGCTCGACCTCCGGGCGGTCATGGACCACTACAACCTCTTCTTCGGGATCGCCCGGCAGTTCGGCCCGCCGCTGAGCGAAGAGGACATCGACGCGGTCATCGCCTACATGCAGCTCCTGAACGTCGACCTCGCGGCTCCTCGCCATCGCCACGATGACGACGACGACGACGACGATGACGATGACGACGACGACGACGACGACGACGACGACGACTGAGCTCGGCCGACGACTCAGATAGCGCCGAAGCGCCCAGGTCCACCGGACCTGGGCGCTTTCATTCGTCCGTCGCGCTCAATCGACCTCGGGTACCATCTTCGAGATGATGTCGTGAATCCGGCGCGTGTCGTAGAAGCGGAGCGCACGCGAGCCCAGCTTCACCTCGTCCTTGTGCTGGAGCTCCACCTCCTCTCCAGGGTTCACGAACGCCCCGTTGACCTGGGTGCCGTTGCTCGAGCCCGTGTCGGAGATGTACACGCCGCCGCGCTTGTCCGTGCGAACCCGCGCGTGCGTCTTCGAGATGCTGTCGTGCGGAATGCAGACGTCGTTCTTGGAGCTCCGACCGATCGTGATGCCTCGGCCAAAGAGGCTTTGGCGCGTCTGGCGGATCACGAAGGCCTCGTGGCCCCCGAGATCCAGCGGCGCTCGGAGGCTCGGCATGCTGCCGATCACCGTCGCCACGGTGGTGGACGCATCCTCTGCAGGGCTCGCGTCCGGCGCAGGCCCTGCAAGTAGGTGGCCGCCGACCTCCTCGAAGAACGCCTCGGGCGTGCATCTCTGGGCGACGGGGATCAGCTCGGCGATTCGCTTCGTGGATGACATGTAGGAGTCCTCGTCCTCATTCCGTGTGCACTGAGTCCGCGCGGTTGGAGTGGCGCAGCGCTTGACGAACGGCCTCTTCCATCGAGCACTCCGCGAGCCGACGCATGACGTCCCGCACGAGCGCTTCGAGATCACTCTCGCGTCGGAGCGCCTCCGTGTATCGCATGCAGGTGAAGGAGACGTTGTGATAGAGCGGCGCCTTGCTCGGATCCTGCTTCTGCAGCTCGAGCGCGATGGCCGCCGCGAGCTGGTCATTCGGGTCGGCCACCGCGCGGTTGAGCACGTCGAAGTGAGCGATCGAGAGGTCGGCGATGGCGTCCGCCTCTGGCCTCCGGTCGGCCTCATAGCGCGACAGGGCCTCCTCCCAGTCCTCTCCCGAGTCGCGAAGGACCGCCCTGAGCGCGATCGCGTCCTCGAAGCTCGAGTTGCATCCCTGACCATACGAAGGGAAAATAGCATGACACGCGTCGCCGATGAGGAGGACACGGCCCGCGAGCGCCCAGGGCGAGCAGCGGATCGTGATCATCGTGCCGTTGGGCCGCTCGAAGTACTCTTCGAGCATCGGCGCCGCGTCGGTCGCGACGTCGGGGAACTGCTCCTCGAACAGGCGGGCGAGCTCGGCGGGGCTCGTCATGGCGGCGTGGGAGACGGGGCCCTCGCGCGGGATCTGGAGCGAGAGCGTCATGGACCCGTCGAGGTTCGGGAACCCGATCAGCATGTAGCCGCCTCGCGGCCAGATGTGCACGGCGTGCCGGTTGTCCGCCCAGTCCGCGTCGGCTGACGGCGTCACGATGAACTCCGCGTACTCGAGCCGTGAATAGCGCTGACTGAAATTGAAGAATCGCAACCTATGCTGCATCCGATTGCGAATCGTCGAGTAGGCGCCGTCGGCTGCGACGAGCAGCTTCGCGGTCCGCTCCTCCGGCTCGTGACCCGCGCGGCGGATTCGGACCGACGGCGTCTCGAGATCCACGTCCTGACAGCTCGCGCGGAACACGAACTTGGCCCCCTTCGACTCCGCGACGTCGACCAGGATGGCTGTCAGCTCGTGCCTCCGGATCGCGTAGATGGCCTCTTCCTGATGACCGTAGGGCGCGAAGTCCCGGTGGCCATCCGCGTAGTGGATGACGCGACCGTAGAGCGGAACGGCGAGCTGTAGGACGCGCTCCTCCGCGCCGATCGCTCGGAGCGCGGCGAGTCCGCGGGCCGCCATCGTGAGGTTGATGGATCGTCCCGACTGGGCGTCCTCTTCCCGAGGGTCACGTCGCTTGTCGATGACCTCGACGTCGAAACCGTCCTCGGCGAGGAGGGCCGCGAGCATGGACCCCGCGGGCCCGGCGCCCACGATCAAGATCGGCTCGGATGTTTCAGTCATTGGCCTACTACTCCTCGTCACCCAGACCATACGAAGACCACTTGCTCATGAAGGTGCGCAAGGGCATGTTGAGCCGCTTGGCCGCGGCGGTCTTGTTGCCGTCCGACTCCTCCATCGCGCGCATCATGAGCGAGGCCTCGAAGCGCCGAACACGATCTCTGAACGGCACGTTCAGGTTGGTCTTGGCGCTCTGCTCCTCGACGAAGTGGGCCGGCTGAACGCTCGGCGGCAGCTCGCTGACCTCCACTCGTTCACCGCGCGACATGACCACGGCGCGCTCGATGGCGTTTCGGAGCTCGCGAACGTTCCCGGGCCAGTCGTAGGTCTCGAGCGCGAGGACCGTCTCGGGGCTGAGCGCGGAGACGGACCTCCCGTGCGCGCGGCTCGCGCGCTCCATGAACTCCTCCGCGAGGGGAACGATCTCGCCGCGCCGTGCGCGCAAGGGCGGCACGGCCACCGTGAACGTGTTGATGCGGAACATCAGGTCGAGCCGGAAGGTGCCAGCGTCCGTCATCTTTCGCAGATCCCGATGCGTCGCGGCCAGGATCCGCACGTCGACGCTCACCTCACGCGTCCCACCGACGCGGACCAGAGTCCCCGTCTCGATCGCTCGCAGCAGGGCCGCCTGGGCTGCGAGGCTCAGCTCACCGACCTCATCCAGAAAGAGCGTCCCGCCGTTCGCGCGCTCGAACAGGCCTTCGTGAGCGCGATCGGCGCCCGTGAACGCGCCGCGCTCGTGCCCGAAAAGCGTGCTCTCCACGAGAGTGGGCGCGATGGCCCCGCAGTTGACCTTCACGAGCGGGCCGTCAGCACGCCGACTCCGCTGATGAATGAACTCGGCGATGAGCTCTTTTCCGGATCCCGTCTCTCCCTGGATCAGCGTGGTCGCGTCGCTGCGAGCGATACGCTCGGCCAGCTCGTACACCTCGCGCATCTCCGGTGTGCGGACGACCGCGCCGTCCTGGGGAGCGACGCTCGCAGCCGAGGGGGAGCCCGCGCGCCTCGCCTCGAGTCGCCTCGCCAGCTCGTCGAGGAGCTCGTCGCCGCGCGCGCACGGGCCCGGGAACGGGACGGTCGCGTGGATGACCCTGACCCCCTTTGCAGGCGCCGCGTCGTTCATCGCGCGCGCGAGCCGCGCGCCGTCTTGCTCGCTCACGCCCGGCATCAAGACGATCAGCGACTCCGTCCCGAACGACGCGATGATGTCCTCGTCGCGCAGCCTCTTCTCGATGCTCGGCAGCCAGACGCTCAGGTGGCGTTCGTGGCCCGTCGCCTCGAAGAGCGCCAGCGTCAGCTCGCGCCCCGTCTCGCGCGCCTCCGCGAGCTCGGCCTCGATGACGGGCTCGATGTCGTCGTAGGCCACGACCTGCGAAGCGAAGCGCTCCTGCCCACCTCGCACGATGGCGACGACGTCCCCGATCTCGATCCGGTCTCCCAGGCGGAGCTGGGTTCGCTCGACCTCGCGCATGTTCACGAAGGTCCCGTTGCGCGACTCGCAGTCCTCGATCCACAGCGCAGCCCCCTTCCAGCGGATCACGGCGTGGCGACGCGAGACCGAGGGGTCGTGCAGCGGGATGTCTGCCTCGGCGGCCCGACCGAGGACGATGTCGCCGCCCGGGACCAGGGGAACTCGCCAGGTGCACTCCGGCAGAAACACCTGCAGCGAGGCGTCTCCCACCGTCGGTGGTCCACCCATCGGCCCACCCGTCGTCAGCGTCGATTCGTCAGGCACTCTTCTCAGTGTAGGCCGGTCAAGGTGTGGCGATGGAGCGGCGAGCGAGGGACTCCATCATTTGCCTGGCTTCCGCCGTGGCGCGCTCGACCGCCTGCGCGTCTCCGGCCTCGTAGTCGCGAAGTACGCGGGCGTGCCAGTGGTGCCGTGAGAGCGCACGTCGCTGGCGATGGAGCACGTCGGTGCGCCTCTGCGCCTCGAATTCGGAGAGGCCAGCCCCCACGTCGGAGGCGTCCGCGATCACCCCGGCCAGCGTGATGCCGTCCTCCAAGGCGAGGAGCGTGCCGAAACCTCCGGCGTAGTTGGCGGTGTGAGCCGCGTCACCGATCAGCACGATGTGATCGCGGCTCCACCGTGTGAGGGAGAGGTTCTGAAAGCGACTCCAGCGGAGCGTCCCGCCCGGCAGCAGCCCCACCCCGTCGAGGTCCGGCGCGAAGATCGCTTCGAGCGCCGAGAGCGTCTGCGCCTGGTCCATCTCCGCGAAGCCGCGCCGGGCATGGGTCTCCGCCGTGCATTCCACGATGAAGGTGCTCAGCGCGGGCGCGTATGGGTAGACGAACGACAGGAAGAGGTCTCCCTCGTGTTCCCGGAAGATGGTCTCCAGTCCGTCGAAGCAACGAGGAGCGGCGAGCCAGGTGTGGTAGGTCGAGGCCTCGCTGACTTCGACCTCTCGCGCGTCGGCGACGAGCCCTCGGAGTCGACTGTGCACGCCGTCGGCGGCGACGACGACGTCCCACTCGCTGCTGTCGAAGTCCTCCGGGCCTCGGACGTCGGTCTCGAACTCGACGATGACGCCCAGCCGTCGACTCTCCCGCTGAAGCCACCTCACGAAGGTGGTGCGCTCGATGGTCAAGAGATCGATGTCGTGCTGGAGATACCGGTCGCCGCGCCACTGGATGTAGGACGTGTCGACCGACCAGCGCGCGTCGTCGTAGCCGAGCGCGTCCAGCATGGCCGAGGGCATCGTGACGCCGAAGCCGATCTCGGCGGCCTCGGGGCGGCGCTCTCGCACGACGATCTTCCACGAGGGTGCGCGCCGCTTCAGCGTCAGCGCGAAGCTCAACCCGGCCGGGCCGCCGCCGATGACGAGCGCCGAGCTCACTCGCTCCCCTCGATGTGCTCGTTGAACTGCTTGCGCGTGTTCTTCCTGGGAAAAGGCTCGTCGGGGACCGCCACACCGAGGAACGCGCAGAGGGGCTCCCAGCCCTCCGAGACCTCGAAGTGCAGGAGTCGCTCGGGAGCGATCGCCTCCTTGACGGCCCGCGTGTGCGCTTCGAAGCAGCGCCGAACCAGGTCGGGGTCCTCGTGCGGCCGCTCGTCGAAGGGCGCGCCCAGCGTCTCCTCGATGATGATGCGGCGCGAGAGCCGGATGAGCGCTCGACTCTCCTCGGCCGTCCAGCCAGGGCGCTCGTCCCCGAACTCCTCGAGCGGACGGTTCATGAAGCGGTAGATGGTCTGCGTCGCGCTCTCGAACCAGCGTTCGGGGTCGCGCGTGGTCAGCACGACTTTCGACTCGGGGAAGGCTTCGGCGATCTCCCGATAGAAGTGCGAGGCCGGCCAGTCGATGGCGGCGCCCCATCCCTCGAGCAGCTTCGCCCAGTCCACCGGCTTCCCCGCGAGCGCGTCGAACCAGACCGGTACCTCGTGGGGCTTCACCTCTGCCCAGTGATAGCAGCGACCGCAGCCCAGCTTCTCGAGCGCGACCTTGAGGGAGCTGGTGCCGGTTCGCCCCCAGCCCGCGCCTATGATTCGAAGCGTCACCTTCCGTCCTTTCGCGTCTCGCGCGAAGCCTCGAGCCATCGCTCGATCGACTCCACGACCCGTCCCGCATCAGGGCCCCTCAACATACCAAAATGCGAGGCCTCGAGCGTCGCTACCTCCAGAGTCGGGAGGGCCAGGCGCCAGCCCGCTGCGGCCGCATCGGTCCCACCGAGGCCGTTGCCCTCCGACGCGAAGAGCGTCATCGCTCGCACTCCGGGCGCGGCGGTCGAGCTGCCCTCGCGACTGAGGCGCAGCGCCGCGGCGTACGCGTCGAGTTGGCGCTCCAGCAGCGCACGCTCGGAATCCGTGGAGCCGATCCCCGCCGAGGCGAGCGCCGCGAAGACCGTCTCGCGAGAGGCGCCGTCGGCGAGCGCATCGGGACGCTCCCCCGACGCCATCGCCAGCAGCTCGCGCGCCCACTTGAGGCGGACGATCTCATCCGTCAGCGCGCCTACGGGGCCAGTCAGAGGCGGGGGATCGAGCAAGAACAGGCGGACGTCGCACCCCTCTGCCGACAGCACCCGCGCCGCCGCGAGCGCGAAGAAGGAGCCCGCGGAGTGCGCGAGGAGATGAACGGCGTCTCCCTCGGACCTCGCGCGGACGACCGCGGCGTAGCGCTGCGCGAGCGTCTCGAGCGATCCCTCGTCCGACATTCGCGAGTGAGCGAGCCCGAGCATGGTGGCGCGCCCCTCGAGGCGGTCCGCCAGCTCGACGAAGTGTCCGACGGTCCCGGCGAGCGAGTGCAGCGCGAAGACGGTCGGCGCCGGGCCTCGGCTGAGCGTCACGACGCGCGTGGAGTCGGCGCGCGAGCCCGCATCGGCGTCGAGCAGCTCGGCCATTCGAGCCACGGTCCGCCGCTCGAACACGTCGAGCAGGTCGACTCGCCGAGCCAGTCCGTCCTCGAGCTCGGCGACGAGCTTCACCGCGAGCAGGGAGTGGCCGCCGAGCGCAAAGAAGTCTGCGTGTCTGCCGACACTCGAGACGCCGAGGATCCGAGACCAGATCCGCGCGAGCGCGACCTCCGTGGCCGTGACCGGTGGCTCGGTCGGGCCTGTGTCCCAGCTGGGCGCGGGCAACGCCCTTCGGTCGATCTTGCCGTTCTCGGTCAGAGGGAGGGAGTCCAGGTGCACCCAGGCGCTGGGGATCATGTGTTCGGGCAGACGCGCCCCGAGGTCGGCCGCCAACCGACGATCGTCGGTCGCGCTCCCGACCACGTACGCCACGAGGTGCAGGCCGCGCTCGTCGTCGCGTCGCGCGAGCACGACCGCGCTGCGCACGCCGCGGATCGCCCGGACCTGCGCCTCGACCTCGCCGAGCTCCACGCGGTATCCGCGGATCTTCACCTGTCCGTCCGCGCGCCCGAGGAACTCCAGGCGCCCATCGGGCAGTGACCGCACGTGGTCACCAGTCCGATAGGCGCGCGCGCCAGGGCTGACTCCGGAGGGGTCGGGTACGAAGCGCTCCGCCGTCAACCGCGGTCGCCCGAGGTAGCCGCGAGACACGCTCGGGCCGGCGATCCAGAGCTCCCCGGGGACGCCGCTCGGGACCTCGTCCGTCAGCGGGTCGACGACCAGCAGCCGGGCGCCGCCAATCGGCGCGCCGATCGGGACCGACGCGCCACCCGGCCGAGAGACGCGCTCCATGGCGACGGCGACGGTGGTCTCGGAGGGCCCGTAGCTGTTGAAGGCCTCACACCGGTCCCCGATGGAGTTGGCCAGCGACCAGGGAAAGGTCTCGCCACCGAGCACGACCGCTTCGCGCGGTAGGACACCCTCTGCCGTGCTCAGCAGCGCCTCCATGTGTGGCGGCACGGTCTTGAGGAAGTCGACACTACGACGCTCCAGGTAGCTCGCCAGGCGGCGCGGCGACTTCGCGACCTCCGGCGTGAGCAGGTGGAGCACGCCGCCGCTCGTGAGCGCGCCATACACGGCGGTGTTCCCGACGTCGGCGGAGAGCGTCGTCAACACTGCGTGCGATTTCCCTGGTGCGAGCGCGAGCTTCGAGCCGAGCCCGGTCAGATAGCGGCGCATGCCCGCGTGCTCCACCGCGACCCCCTTGGGCGTGCCCGTCGAGCCGGAGGTGTAGGTCACGTAGAGCAGCCCCGTCGCGTGGCGACGCAGATCGAGGTCCTGGGAGCCGTCACGGCAGTCTGCGAACGTGGCCGTCGGGATCGGCGCAGAGAGCGTGAGGGCGTCCAGCTCGTGCGCACCACCCAGGAGGAGCACCGCGCCCGAGTCGGTGAGCTGATGGGCCAGGCGCTCTTGCGGGTGCTCGGGGTCCAACGCGACGTAGGCCGCGCCCGCGCGCATCACGCCCACCATCGCCACCACGGTGTCGATCGTGCGTGTGGCGAGCAGAGCCACACGATCCTCGTGGCCGACGCCACGCTCCCGCAGCGCGCCGGCGACGGCACCCGCGCCGCGCCACAGCTCAGCGTAGGAGAGGGTCTCGTCGCCCGCGCAGAGCGCGAGGGCGTCAGGGGTGTCGAGCGCCCAGCGCCCGATCAGCGCGTCGACCGGTCGTGCGTCGATGGGCGGTGGAGCCGCGTGTCTCGGCGCCGTCTGGTCTCGCGCGAGCAGCGGCACCTGACCCAGCGGCCGGTCGGGGTCGGACATCACCCGATCGAGCAGGTCCTCGAAGCGGCGGGCCATCCCCTCGACGCTCTGCGGCTCGAACAAGCTCGCGTCGAACGCGAGCATGCCGGCGAGCGCGCTCCCGTCGTCAACGAGCGTCAGCGACAGATCGAACTTGCAGGTCACCTCGTCGGGCGACACGAGCTGCGCGTCGAGGCCCGGCATACCAGGCGTCGCGGGCGCACCGCTCTGGAGGGAGAACATCACCTGGAACAGGGGGGTGTGGCGCGTGTCCCGCGAGGGCGCGAGGGCGGCGACCAGTCGTTCGAACGGCACATCCTGGTGCGCATAGGCGTCGAGGGTCGTCTCTCGCACCTGCGCGATCAGCTGCCGGAAGGTGAGCTCCGGTCGCACGCGGCCTCGAAGGACGAGCGTGTTCACGAAGAACCCCACCAGCGGCTCGAGCTCAGCGACGCGCCGCCCCGCGATCGGCGTCCCGACGCACACGTCGTCCGTGCGCGCGTAGCGCGCGAGGAGGAGCTGCCATGCCGCGAGCAGGACCATGAAGCTCGTCGCCCCGCCCTCGCGCGCCAGCTCGCGCGCCCGGCGCGCGGCCGAGCCCGTCGCGCGCAGGCGGACCACGCCGCCTCGCTCCCCCTTGAGATGCGGGCGCGGGTGATCGATGGGCAGCTCGAGAGACGGCGGAGCTCCAGCGAGCTGCGCCCGCCAGTAGGAGAGCTGCCGGTCGAGCTCGTCACCGACCAGCCACCGGCGCTGCCAGAGGGCGTAGTCCGCGTACTGGATCTCGAGCGGCGCGACCTCCGCCTCCCGCCCTTCCAGCTCCGCGCGATAGAGCGCCGCCAGCTCCGACAGGACCACACCGGACGACCATCCGTCCCCTGCCACGTGATGGAGCACGATGACCAGCCAGCGCTCCTCCTGCGGGCCTTCGAGGAGGTGCGCGCGGATGGGAGACTCCGCGGCGAGATCGAACGGCCGCCCGACGATGGCTCCGACCCGCCGCCGCGCGCTCGACTCGCCATCCACCCGCTCCAGCGCCAACGCCAGCGGACTGGGTGGATCGACGACCTGGACGGGAGCCCCGTCGCGACTGACGATCCGTGTTCGCAAGATCTCATGTCGCTCGACGATGGCGTTCAGCGCACGGCTCAGCGGCGTGAGCGCCAGCCGGCCGCGGAGCCTGAGCACCAGCGGGATGTTGTAGGAAGCGCTCTCCGGGCGGAGCTGCTGAAGGAACCAGAGCCGCTCCTGGGCGAAAGAGGTCGGCACCTCTCGACTCGACGCGTCGCGCGGCGTGATCGGGGGCAGGTCACGCCTCTGCGCCTCGTCGATCCGTGACGCCATCGCGGCCAACGTGGGCCCCTCGAAGACGGATCGGAGCGACAGCTCCACGCCGAGCTCTTCGCGGACGCGAGACGCGACGCGCGTGGCCACCAGCGAATGTCCACCCAGCGCGAAGAAGTCATCCTCTCGCTTGAGATCGACGTCGATCCCGAGGAGGTCCTGCCACAGCGCCGCGAGCCACCGCTCGGACTCCGTCCGCGGCGCCTCGCCGTCCGCGGTCGCGGCCCAGGCCGGCTCGGGCAAGGCGGCCCGATCGATCTTCCCGTTCGGTGTGAGCGGCAGCGCCGATAGCGACACGAACTGGTTGGGGACCATGTGTCCCGGGAGGCGCTCCGCGGCCAAACGCTCGAGGCCGCCGAGGTCGCCGTTCTCAGCCACGACGTACGCCACGAGCCGCTCCACACCGCGCGCGTTGCGCCGGACCTCGACGACGGCCGCCCGGACCCTCGGCTCCGACTCGAGCACCGACTCGATCTCCCCCAGCTCGACGCGCTGACCTCGCAGCTTCACTTGCCGATCGATTCGGCCCAGGAAAGCGAGCTCTGCGTCCTGGGTCCAGCGGACGAGATCGCCGGTGCGATAGATGCGCTCGCCCGGATCGCCGAAGGGGTCGGGGCGGAAGCGATCCGCCGTCAGGGAGGGTCGGCCGACGTAGCCCCGCGCGACCTGCCGACCGCCCACGCAGAGCTCTCCGGGGACCCCCTCGAGCGTGGGCTCCAGGGCGCCATCGAGCACGAGCGCGCTGGTTCCCGGGAGGGGCCGCCCGAGCGTCGGCTCGACGCCGGTGCGCACGAGCCCGTAGGTCGAGACGACCGTATTCTCGGTGGGCCCGTAGTGATTGACCAGCTCGAACGGGAGCGCCGACACGTCCACGCGATGCAGTCGGTCTCCGCCCGTCAGCAACGTCTTCAACCGCGGCGGCGTCGACGCCTCGCTGGAGAGCATCGCCTCGGCGAGCGGCGTCGCCATGAACGCGATCTCGACACCGGCCTCAGCGAGGTGGTCCGCCAGCGCGCTCGGGTCTCGCCGCGCGTCCCCGAGCACGATGGAGACCGTCGCTCCCGCCGCGAGCGCGGGCCAGATCTCCCAGACCGACGCGTCGAACCCGACCCCCGCCAGCTGTGTCACCGTCACGCCTGGGCCGACGGGGTAGACGTCTCGATGCCACGCGCAGAGCGAGGAGAGCTGCTCGTGTGCGACGGCGACGCCCTTCGGTCGCCCCGTCGTGCCCGACGTGTAGATGACGTAGGCCTCATCTCGCGCTGTCGGTCGCCGCGGGCTCCCTGCGGCGGCGGAGAGCGCGTCGAGCTCGACGATGGGAGCCGCCACCGCGGTCAGGCGAGCTCGGGCGGGCGGGTCGGCCACGACCAACGCCGCGTCGCTGTCCTCGACCATGTACGCGATGCGATCGTCGGGGTAGGACGGGTCGATCGAGACGTACGCCGCGCCCGACCTCATCACCGCCAGCGCGGCGCAGACGAAGTCCTGCCCGGGCGGGAGGCAGACGGCGACGCGTCGTCCCGGCCCGACGCCTCGAGAGGCGAGCCCTCCCGCGACGCGGTCGACGCGGTCGATCAACGCTCGATAGGTCGTGCGGACGTCGCCCGAGACGAGCGCCACCGCATCCGGAGACTCTCCCGCGCGCGCCTCCACGAGCGCGGGAACGGTGCGCGGATCACAGGGCAACTCGGGCCCGTTGGCCCAGCTCGTCGTGAGCCGCGCGTGCTCCGCCTCGTCGAGGAACGAGCGCCGCGCGAGCTCCTCACGCGGCGCCTCGAGGACGCGATCCAGGACGCGGAGGAAGTGGGTCACGTGCCGCTGGGCCGTCTGGGGCTCGAACAGCGCCGCGTCGTACTCGAGTCGGCCGATCAGCGAGTCGCCCTTCTGCACGAGCATCAGGGAGAGGTCGAACTTGGCCTCCGCCGGCGCGACCTCCAGCCGCTCCGCGACGACTCCCAGGAGCTCACCGGTCCGCCCCTCGTCTCGATGAAGGGAGAACATCACCTGGAAGAGAGGTGGGGTCGAGGCTTCGCGCTCCACCCCGAGCTCCGCGACGAGCTTCTCGAACGGGACGTCCTGATGGGCCTGCGCTTCCAAGAGCGTGTCGGTCGTGCTGCGCACCAGCGACTCGAAGTCGAAGGCCTCACCGACCTTCATCCGCAAGACGAGGGTGTTGACGAAGAAGCCCACCAGCTCCTCGAGCTCGGCCGCCCGCCGGCCCGCGACGGGCGTACCGATGACGAAGTCGTCCGTGCGCGAGTAGCGAGCGAGCAGGACAGCCCAGGCCGACAGGAGGACGGTGAACGGCGAGCCACCGAGCTGACGCGCGAGGCGATGCACGGCCGCCGACGTGGTGGGAGGCATCGAGAACCGGATCGCGTCCGCCGGGCTCCGCTTGATCGCCGGGCGTGGCCTGTCGAGCGGGAGCTCCAGTACGGGGGGCGCGCCGTCCAGTCGCTCCCGCCAGTAGGCGAGCTGCGCGTCCAGCGCGTCTCCAAGCAGCCAGCTGCGCTGCCAAGCGGCGTAGTCGCGATACTGGACGGGCAGCACCGGCAGGAGCGGCTCTCGCTCCTCGATCTCCGCGCGGTAGAGCTCCGTGAGATCGCGCGAGACCACGCCGTTCGACCAGCCATCACCCGCGATGTGGTGAATCACCAGCACGAAGACGTGCTCGGCGGGCGCGATCTCGATCAGCAGCGCGCGCGCGAGCGGGGCGCGAGCGAGGTCGAACGGTCGACGCGCGAAGCCCTCGGCCTGACGCCGCGCGTCCTCCCGCCTCGCCTCGAGGGTCGCGCCCTCTGCGGCCAGCTCCGAGTACGCCGCGCGCACTTCGGACTCGACCGATTGCAGCGGCGCTCCTTCGCGCTCGACGAACCGCGTTCGCAGCACCTCGTGCCGTTCGAAGAGCTGGTCCAGGGCTCGGAGGAGGGCACCTCGGTCGAGCTCACCGACCAGCGTGAACGCCTCGGGGATGTTGTAGGCGGCGCTGTCGGGGTCGAGGCGCTGCAGAAACCACAGGCGCTCTTGCGCGAACGAAGCCGGGACCACTCCCGCCGTCTCCACGCGGGTGAGCGTGGGCAGCGCGCGCCGCGCGGCCCCCTCGACGACCTTCGCGAGCGCGGAGAGTCGGGGGGAGGCGAAGACGCTACGGAGCTCGACCTCTACGCCGAACCGCTCTCGGGCGCGCGCGATCATCCGGGTGGCGAGCAGCGAGTGGCCGCCGAGCGCGAAGAAGTCGTCGTTCCGTCCCACGCGCGCCACGTCGAGGAGCGCCGTCCACACCTCGGCCAGCTCGACCTCGGTGGGGGTCGAGGGGGGCTCGTAGACGGCGCTCTCCCACTCGGGCTCCGGGAGCGTCTTGCGGTCTACCTTGCCGCTGGGCGTCAGCGGGAGCTCCGTGAGCCTCACCAAGGCGGCCGGCACCATGTACTCGGGGAGCTCGTTCTCGAGGGCGGCGCGGACCGTCTCGGCCGAGGCGTCGCCCAGCAGGTATCCGACGAGGCGCTGCTCCAGCCCCGAGCCGCGGACCGCGGCCACCGCGCGACGAACGCCGGGCACGGACTCCATGGCGACCT
The Sandaracinaceae bacterium genome window above contains:
- a CDS encoding FHA domain-containing protein gives rise to the protein MSSTKRIAELIPVAQRCTPEAFFEEVGGHLLAGPAPDASPAEDASTTVATVIGSMPSLRAPLDLGGHEAFVIRQTRQSLFGRGITIGRSSKNDVCIPHDSISKTHARVRTDKRGGVYISDTGSSNGTQVNGAFVNPGEEVELQHKDEVKLGSRALRFYDTRRIHDIISKMVPEVD
- a CDS encoding NAD(P)/FAD-dependent oxidoreductase, with translation MTETSEPILIVGAGPAGSMLAALLAEDGFDVEVIDKRRDPREEDAQSGRSINLTMAARGLAALRAIGAEERVLQLAVPLYGRVIHYADGHRDFAPYGHQEEAIYAIRRHELTAILVDVAESKGAKFVFRASCQDVDLETPSVRIRRAGHEPEERTAKLLVAADGAYSTIRNRMQHRLRFFNFSQRYSRLEYAEFIVTPSADADWADNRHAVHIWPRGGYMLIGFPNLDGSMTLSLQIPREGPVSHAAMTSPAELARLFEEQFPDVATDAAPMLEEYFERPNGTMITIRCSPWALAGRVLLIGDACHAIFPSYGQGCNSSFEDAIALRAVLRDSGEDWEEALSRYEADRRPEADAIADLSIAHFDVLNRAVADPNDQLAAAIALELQKQDPSKAPLYHNVSFTCMRYTEALRRESDLEALVRDVMRRLAECSMEEAVRQALRHSNRADSVHTE
- a CDS encoding sigma 54-interacting transcriptional regulator → MPDESTLTTGGPMGGPPTVGDASLQVFLPECTWRVPLVPGGDIVLGRAAEADIPLHDPSVSRRHAVIRWKGAALWIEDCESRNGTFVNMREVERTQLRLGDRIEIGDVVAIVRGGQERFASQVVAYDDIEPVIEAELAEARETGRELTLALFEATGHERHLSVWLPSIEKRLRDEDIIASFGTESLIVLMPGVSEQDGARLARAMNDAAPAKGVRVIHATVPFPGPCARGDELLDELARRLEARRAGSPSAASVAPQDGAVVRTPEMREVYELAERIARSDATTLIQGETGSGKELIAEFIHQRSRRADGPLVKVNCGAIAPTLVESTLFGHERGAFTGADRAHEGLFERANGGTLFLDEVGELSLAAQAALLRAIETGTLVRVGGTREVSVDVRILAATHRDLRKMTDAGTFRLDLMFRINTFTVAVPPLRARRGEIVPLAEEFMERASRAHGRSVSALSPETVLALETYDWPGNVRELRNAIERAVVMSRGERVEVSELPPSVQPAHFVEEQSAKTNLNVPFRDRVRRFEASLMMRAMEESDGNKTAAAKRLNMPLRTFMSKWSSYGLGDEE
- a CDS encoding FAD-dependent monooxygenase, which encodes MSSALVIGGGPAGLSFALTLKRRAPSWKIVVRERRPEAAEIGFGVTMPSAMLDALGYDDARWSVDTSYIQWRGDRYLQHDIDLLTIERTTFVRWLQRESRRLGVIVEFETDVRGPEDFDSSEWDVVVAADGVHSRLRGLVADAREVEVSEASTYHTWLAAPRCFDGLETIFREHEGDLFLSFVYPYAPALSTFIVECTAETHARRGFAEMDQAQTLSALEAIFAPDLDGVGLLPGGTLRWSRFQNLSLTRWSRDHIVLIGDAAHTANYAGGFGTLLALEDGITLAGVIADASDVGAGLSEFEAQRRTDVLHRQRRALSRHHWHARVLRDYEAGDAQAVERATAEARQMMESLARRSIATP
- a CDS encoding sulfotransferase, whose translation is MTLRIIGAGWGRTGTSSLKVALEKLGCGRCYHWAEVKPHEVPVWFDALAGKPVDWAKLLEGWGAAIDWPASHFYREIAEAFPESKVVLTTRDPERWFESATQTIYRFMNRPLEEFGDERPGWTAEESRALIRLSRRIIIEETLGAPFDERPHEDPDLVRRCFEAHTRAVKEAIAPERLLHFEVSEGWEPLCAFLGVAVPDEPFPRKNTRKQFNEHIEGSE